The following proteins are co-located in the Larimichthys crocea isolate SSNF chromosome XXIV, L_crocea_2.0, whole genome shotgun sequence genome:
- the LOC109138010 gene encoding molybdenum cofactor biosynthesis protein 1 has translation MSCCKDPGVFREGEKHSTKYCHHSCNRLRITADGSLRVCLFGNSEVSLRDVLRSGASHEELLQIIGAAVGRKKKQHAGMFSISQMKNRPMILIAGTTSQRPLSLPKSEDSQRASPSVCQLMNDTFLCPVAARGMGLSGSRRVLNRDGLLCLLDCTAGTLMSVRSHINTEKTTATDNISRVAPLHSSDFGDGLTFTGFHTRTTNVISYTNKDCLRYAQARGPNALRSHLLRTPGAPNFCTLLMNDKLHVKHHSVRLCHNQSSSEDPSGTRQLFVSDQAESDINGEAQLTHTDGQGRATMVDVGGKVPTRRTATACATVILGPAAFRLLRDNQLAKGDALAVAQLAGIMASKQTSALIPLCHPLPLDHASVTFDLNELQNAAVITATCRTTGRTGVEMEALTAVSVAALTVYDMCKAVSHDIIITDVKLISKTGGKRDFHRHP, from the exons ATGAG CTGCTGCAAAGATCCAGGAGTATTTAGAGAAGGGGAAAAACACTCCACTAAATATTGCCATCACAGCTGCAACCGCTTGCGCATCACTGCAGATGGCAGTCTGAGG gtgtgtttgttcgGGAACTCTGAGGTGTCCCTGAGAGATGTGTTGCGCTCGGGTGCATCACATGAAGAGCTGCTGCAAATCATCGGAGCTGCTGTAGgcaggaagaagaaacaacacGCAG GCATGTTCAGTATCTCCCAGATGAAGAACAGGCCCATGATCCTCAT AGCAGGCACCACATCCCAAAGGCCGCTGTCTCTGCCAAAGTCAGAAGACAGCCAGAGAGCTTCCCCCAGTGTTTGCCAGCTTATGAACGACACATTTCTCTGTCCAGTAGCAGCCCGTGGCATGGGCCTTTCAGGCAGCAGGAGAGTCCTGAACAGAGACGGTCTTTTGTGCCTTCTAGACTGCACTGCTGGAACCTTAATGAGTGTTAGGTCGCAtatcaacacagaaaaaacGACGGCGACAGACAACATCTCCCGTGTAGCACCCCTTCACTCCTCTGATTTTGGTGATGGCCTCACTTTCACCGGTTTTCATACTAGGACTACAAATGTTATAAGCTACACTAACAAAGACTGTCTCAGGTACGCACAAGCCAGGGGTCCCAATGCTTTGAGGAGCCACTTACTCAGGACCCCAGGAGCACCTAATTTTTGCACACTACTAATGAATGACAAACTACATGTTAAACACCACAGTGTTCGACTGTGTCACAATCAAAGTTCCAGCGAAGACCCCAGTGGCACACGCCAGCTGTTTGTGAGTGATCAGGCCGAGTCAGATATCAATGGTGAAGCCCAGCTAACGCACACAGATGGCCAGGGTCGAGCCACAATGGTGGACGTTGGAGGGAAAGTTCCCACACGTCGCACAGCCACAGCCTGCGCCACAGTCATCTTGGGCCCCGCTGCCTTCCGGCTGCTTCGGGATAACCAGCTGGCTAAGGGTGACGCCTTGGCAGTGGCGCAGTTGGCTGGTATCATGGCTTCCAAGCAGACCTCAGCCCTCATCCCGCTCTGCCACCCGCTGCCCTTAGACCACGCCTCTGTCACCTTTGACCTCAATGAGCTGCAGAACGCCGCGGTCATCACGGCAACGTGCCGCACTACGGGCAGGACAGGAGTTGAGATGGAAGCTTTGACAGCTGTCTCTGTCGCAGCGCTGACTGTCTATGACATGTGCAAGGCAGTGagccatgacatcatcatcacggATGTTAAACTGATCAGTAAGACGGGCGGGAAGAGAGACTTTCATCGCCATCCTTGA